Proteins encoded by one window of Mesorhizobium sp. INR15:
- a CDS encoding amidase family protein: MSESWYGMVVDHALTRSVRDCALLLDLTHGPDRLSPYAAPAPNGTFSAAAARHPGALKLAVYRKSPIGLPISAETLTALDTAVALAREGGHAVEEIDLPYIDRDFIADFAKTVASAMAGTMRTEALRVGRSVSGDIERATRLICRFGEIASAGEIYAGLQRLQSASHRLINETARFDAVLMPVIAHPPLACGAMDPKGADELIENLLDKLHLTRLLRLKPLFGQLMDKSLWFTHWPAIQNVSGQPSIALPVHVTDAGLPLGIQAMGRPGDEETLLSFAAQMETISGWLTRRAPLLVP; the protein is encoded by the coding sequence CGATCATGCCCTCACCCGCTCGGTCCGCGATTGCGCGCTGCTGCTCGATCTCACCCACGGTCCTGACCGTCTTTCGCCCTATGCCGCGCCGGCGCCGAACGGCACATTCTCCGCCGCCGCCGCACGCCATCCCGGCGCGCTCAAGCTCGCCGTCTACAGGAAGTCACCGATCGGCCTGCCGATCTCGGCCGAAACGCTGACGGCGCTCGACACCGCCGTTGCCCTTGCCAGGGAAGGCGGCCACGCGGTCGAAGAGATCGACCTGCCCTATATCGATCGCGACTTCATCGCCGATTTCGCCAAGACGGTGGCATCCGCGATGGCCGGCACGATGCGAACCGAGGCTCTGCGTGTCGGCCGCTCGGTCTCAGGCGACATCGAACGTGCCACGCGCCTGATCTGCCGTTTCGGCGAAATCGCCTCGGCGGGTGAAATCTACGCCGGGCTGCAGCGGCTGCAATCCGCATCTCACCGGCTGATTAACGAGACCGCGCGGTTTGACGCGGTGCTGATGCCAGTCATCGCCCACCCGCCCCTTGCCTGCGGCGCCATGGATCCGAAGGGGGCCGACGAGTTGATCGAGAACCTGCTCGACAAGCTGCATCTCACGCGTCTCCTGAGACTGAAGCCGCTGTTCGGGCAGCTGATGGACAAGAGCCTGTGGTTCACCCATTGGCCGGCGATCCAGAACGTCAGCGGCCAGCCGTCGATCGCGCTGCCAGTGCATGTCACCGATGCCGGCCTGCCGCTTGGCATCCAGGCCATGGGCAGGCCCGGTGACGAGGAGACGCTTCTGTCCTTCGCCGCGCAGATGGAGACGATCTCCGGCTGGCTGACGCGGCGGGCACCGTTGCTTGTACCGTGA
- a CDS encoding nucleoside deaminase, producing MTRDQMVAHLRAADAVAREAMAHSHHPFGAVLVGPDDVVLMRQGNIDTVRHAETELARRAATAYSPEFLWTCTLVSTFEPCAMCSGTLYWANIGRLVYGADETKILALTGDHPENPTMSLSSRVVLGSGQKKVEVHGPFPEIEEELHEVHRGFWQR from the coding sequence GTGACCCGTGACCAGATGGTTGCCCACCTTCGCGCCGCCGATGCGGTCGCTCGCGAGGCTATGGCGCACAGTCATCACCCCTTCGGTGCCGTGCTGGTAGGCCCCGACGACGTGGTCCTCATGCGCCAAGGCAATATCGACACCGTACGTCACGCCGAAACGGAACTCGCGCGGCGCGCGGCGACAGCCTATTCGCCGGAGTTTCTCTGGACCTGCACGCTGGTCTCAACCTTCGAGCCCTGCGCTATGTGTAGCGGAACGCTCTACTGGGCGAATATCGGCCGGCTGGTCTACGGCGCCGACGAGACCAAGATCCTCGCGTTGACTGGCGACCATCCGGAAAACCCGACCATGAGCCTGTCCTCACGCGTTGTGCTCGGCTCTGGGCAGAAGAAGGTCGAGGTGCACGGCCCATTCCCGGAGATTGAGGAGGAGCTGCACGAAGTCCATAGAGGCTTCTGGCAGCGGTAG
- the argB gene encoding acetylglutamate kinase, with translation MPMTDDVAATAEMQAALLSRALPYMQRYENKTVVVKYGGHAMGNIELGKAFARDIALLKQSGVNPIVVHGGGPQIGAMLAKMGIESKFEGGLRVTDQKTVEIVEMVLAGSINKEIVALINAEGEWAIGLCGKDGNMVFAEKARKTMIDPDSNIERVLDLGFVGEPVEVDRTLLDLLARSEMIPVLAPVAPGRDGHTYNINADTFAGAIAGACQATRLLFLTDVPGVLDKNKKLIDELTVAEARSLIKDGTVSGGMIPKVETCIEAIERGVEGVVILNGKTPHAVLLELFTEHGAGTLIVP, from the coding sequence ATGCCGATGACGGACGACGTCGCCGCCACCGCCGAAATGCAGGCCGCACTGCTATCCAGGGCGCTGCCCTATATGCAGCGCTACGAGAACAAGACGGTCGTGGTGAAATATGGCGGCCACGCCATGGGCAATATCGAGCTCGGCAAGGCCTTCGCGCGCGACATCGCGCTGCTCAAGCAATCCGGCGTCAACCCGATCGTCGTCCATGGCGGCGGCCCGCAGATCGGCGCCATGCTGGCCAAGATGGGCATCGAATCGAAGTTCGAAGGCGGCCTTCGCGTCACCGACCAGAAGACGGTCGAGATCGTCGAGATGGTGCTGGCCGGTTCGATCAACAAGGAGATCGTGGCGCTGATCAACGCCGAGGGCGAATGGGCGATCGGCCTGTGCGGCAAGGACGGCAACATGGTGTTCGCCGAAAAGGCCCGCAAGACGATGATCGACCCGGACTCCAACATCGAGCGCGTGCTCGATCTCGGCTTTGTCGGCGAGCCGGTCGAGGTCGACCGCACCTTGCTCGATCTTCTGGCGCGTTCCGAAATGATCCCGGTGCTGGCGCCGGTGGCGCCGGGCCGCGACGGCCACACCTACAACATCAATGCCGACACTTTCGCCGGCGCCATCGCCGGCGCCTGCCAGGCGACGCGGCTGCTATTCCTGACCGACGTGCCCGGCGTGCTCGACAAGAACAAGAAGCTGATCGACGAGCTGACCGTGGCCGAGGCCAGGTCGCTGATCAAGGATGGCACGGTGTCGGGCGGCATGATCCCCAAGGTCGAGACCTGCATCGAGGCGATCGAGCGTGGCGTCGAGGGCGTCGTCATCCTCAACGGCAAGACACCGCATGCCGTGCTGCTCGAACTCTTCACTGAGCATGGCGCCGGTACGCTGATCGTGCCCTGA